From one Phoenix dactylifera cultivar Barhee BC4 unplaced genomic scaffold, palm_55x_up_171113_PBpolish2nd_filt_p 000734F, whole genome shotgun sequence genomic stretch:
- the LOC103697076 gene encoding aspartyl protease family protein At5g10770-like, with protein MASRHKEEGMKNQEMIKRMIHGSNNSRLTVVHRHGPCSPLGRWKHLNHHRLLRQDQYRVQSLHHRLSFPTASKPTKLGTSLAGVTTPSRSGIPLGTGNYIITVGFGTPKRDFTVIFDTGSDLTWIQCEPCVKCYAQNETLFDPSQSSTYSNIPCSSSDCSLPSGQTDCDSSNDCRYVVEYGDRSSSVGILAQETLTLTLSDVLTDFRFGCGGENEGLFGRAAGLIGLGRGEVSLVSQSAEKYGGVFSYCLPSRSSSTGYLMLGAATQTPNIKFTTMPTESYAPSFYFVELTGLTVGGRDLSIASSVFSNVGTIIDSGTVITRLPMQAYTALRSEFRQHMTKYQLVQPFVILDTCYNFTGYNHITIPAVVLQFSNGVSLYVDASGILYFASLSQACLAFAGNDDENAVSIVGNMQQRTFNVVYDVPNGRIGFGSGGCG; from the exons ATGGCCAGTCGGCACAAGGAAGAAGGGATGAAGAACCAAGAAATGATAAAGAGAATGATCCATG GATCCAACAACAGTCGCTTGACGGTCGTTCACCGCCACGGCCCATGTTCACCACTCGGCCGATGGAAGCACCTGAACCACCACCGTCTCCTCCGCCAAGACCAATACCGAGTCCAATCTCTCCACCACCGCCTCTCCTTCCCTACTGCATCCAAGCCAACGAAACTCGGAACCTCACTCGCCGGCGTGACAACCCCTTCCCGCTCCGGCATCCCCCTTGGCACCGGTAACTACATTATCACCGTCGGCTTTGGTACTCCCAAACGAGACTTCACCGTGATCTTCGACACCGGCAGCGACCTCACCTGGATCCAGTGCGAACCTTGCGTCAAGTGCTACGCTCAAAATGAGACGCTTTTCGACCCATCTCAGTCCTCCACCTACTCCAACATTCCATGCAGCTCCAGCGACTGCTCGCTACCCAGCGGTCAAACCGACTGCGACTCATCTAATGATTGCCGCTACGTAGTCGAGTATGGCGACAGGTCCTCCTCAGTGGGAATCTTAGCTCAGGAGACCCTTACGTTGACACTTTCCGACGTGCTAACAGATTTCCGGTTCGGCTGCGGGGGGGAGAATGAAGGCCTCTTTGGCCGTGCCGCCGGACTAATTGGCCTTGGACGCGGCGAGGTGTCATTGGTGTCGCAGTCGGCTGAGAAGTACGGAGGAGTCTTCTCGTACTGCCTCCCATCCCGCTCTAGCTCGACAGGCTACTTGATGCTGGGAGCTGCCACGCAGACACCTAATATCAAATTCACCACAATGCCAACAGAGTCATATGCACCATCGTTTTACTTCGTCGAGCTAACCGGATTAACCGTCGGAGGAAGAGATCTTTCAATAGCATCGTCGGTGTTTTCTAATGTCGGGACTATCATCGACTCCGGCACCGTCATCACGCGGCTTCCAATGCAGGCCTACACCGCCCTTCGCTCGGAATTCCGGCAACATATGACCAAGTATCAGTTGGTGCAGCCATTCGTGATATTGGACACTTGCTACAACTTCACTGGGTATAACCACATCACAATACCTGCGGTGGTTCTGCAGTTCAGTAATGGGGTTAGCCTTTATGTCGATGCCTCAGGGATACTCTACTTTGCAAGCCTCTCGCAGGCTTGCCTCGCCTTTGCTGGCAATGATGATGAGAACGCTGTGTCCATTGTTGGGAACATGCAGCAGCGGACGTTCAATGTGGTCTACGATGTGCCCAACGGAAGGATTGGATTTGGTTCTGGAGGCTGTGGTTGA
- the LOC103697075 gene encoding aspartyl protease AED1-like, with product MVKLGPCDPSGVSAQTLAASSGNRLTVIHQDGPCSPIINTRQKLNHRQLLGRDQARVISLHNRISTASRKDKSAAGVTVPDRVGISFSTLDYIVTVGFGTPNKYFSVIFDTGSDISWIQCRPCAGGCYSQNETLFDPSQSSTYANISCSSAVCLSFGSDCDASSTCIYAVQYGDGSYTAGFLAQETLTLTSSNVLKNFEFGCGEENKGLFGSVAGLVGLGRGEVSLASQAAQEYGGVFSYCLPPQVSSTGYLTLGASGPAPNVRFTPMLTEPAAPSFYFVELIGLSVGGKNLSILPSTFADTGTIIDSGTVITRLPSSSYSALRDEFRRQMANYSMAPPLSIFDTCYNFTGVGSISLPSVGLRFSGGVTLDVDPSGILYIASISQACLAFAGNSDPSSISIIGNMQQRTYDIVYDVARGLIGFGAGGCS from the exons ATGGTAAAACTGGGACCCTG TGATCCCTCTGGCGTTTCTGCGCAAACTCTTGCAGCATCCTCTGGTAATAGGCTGACGGTCATTCACCAGGACGGCCCCTGCTCGCCCATCATCAACACGAGGCAAAAGCTGAACCACAGGCAGCTCCTCGGCCGTGACCAAGCCCGGGTCATTTCCCTCCACAACCGGATATCCACTGCTTCCAGGAAGGATAAATCGGCGGCCGGCGTCACGGTGCCCGACCGTGTTGGCATCTCGTTCAGCACCTTAGACTACATCGTGACCGTGGGCTTCGGCACTCCCAATAAGTATTTCTCGGTGATCTTCGACACTGGCAGCGACATCTCGTGGATCCAATGCCGGCCATGCGCCGGCGGGTGCTACTCGCAGAATGAGACGCTCTTCGACCCATCCCAATCCTCTACCTATGCCAATATATCATGCAGCTCAGCCGTCTGCCTCTCATTCGGCTCAGATTGCGATGCATCATCGACTTGCATCTACGCTGTCCAATACGGTGACGGTTCGTACACTGCTGGCTTCCTTGCGCAGGAGACCCTCACCTTGACGTCCTCCAACGTGCTGAAAAACTTCGAATTCGGGTGCGGGGAGGAGAACAAAGGCCTCTTCGGAAGCGTCGCCGGGCTGGTAGGCCTCGGCCGTGGCGAGGTGTCATTGGCATCGCAAGCAGCACAGGAATATGGCGGAGTCTTCTCCTACTGCCTCCCGCCGCAGGTCAGCTCGACCGGGTATCTGACACTGGGAGCCAGCGGGCCGGCCCCCAACGTCAGATTTACGCCGATGCTCACCGAGCCGGCGGCACCCTCCTTCTACTTTGTTGAACTAATAGGGCTAAGTGTTGGAGGAAAGAATTTATCGATACTGCCGAGCACCTTCGCAGATACCGGGACTATCATCGACTCCGGCACGGTGATCACCCGCCTTCCATCGTCGAGCTACTCTGCACTTCGTGATGAATTCAGGCGGCAGATGGCAAACTATTCCATGGCGCCTCCACTGTCAATATTTGATACTTGCTATAATTTTACTGGAGTTGGCTCGATATCATTGCCTTCGGTTGGTCTAAGATTTAGCGGCGGAGTGACGCTCGATGTCGATCCTTCGGGCATACTATATATTGCGAGCATCTCGCAAGCATGTCTAGCGTTTGCTGGAAACAGCGATCcgagctcgatctccatcattgGCAACATGCAGCAGCGGACGTACGACATTGTTTATGATGTTGCCAGGGGACTGATTGGGTTCGGCGCTGGAGGCTGCAGCTGA